Proteins from a single region of Geoalkalibacter sp.:
- the rpmH gene encoding 50S ribosomal protein L34 has protein sequence MKRTYQPSKVRRKRTHGFRKRMLTSKGQQVLKRRRAKGRHRLVVEIPKK, from the coding sequence ATGAAACGCACTTACCAGCCGAGCAAGGTTCGGCGCAAGAGAACCCATGGATTTCGCAAGCGGATGCTGACCAGCAAGGGCCAGCAGGTTCTTAAGCGGCGTCGCGCCAAAGGCCGTCATCGCCTGGTCGTGGAGATTCCCAAGAAGTAA